In Chryseobacterium gleum, a single genomic region encodes these proteins:
- a CDS encoding S8/S53 family peptidase translates to MKTKINLFALFAFCASLSFGQDSQHRMANDQNSIMYVCFSKGINSEKTAFSRNADLEKFSRENHISFRYDLDFTDSKLDEMARNSKAIGNSTESVEKLKRIYKADLPLQNTETTEKIIRTLERFPEIEYVSVMSADPVEPPLVNAFVATPDLESLQTYLNDNPGINAKYAWSRGITGQNIRVRDVEYGFYKTHEMLSNQNAIQLEPGYSPNAGLANNNYRDHGTAVVSILGSVKDNIGLTGAAYNTSEIKGYMEWTTVGYNRASAVSRSINASQAGDIILYEMQTGGKDGQYCPAEYDQVIWDLTKAATDSGIIVIAAAGNGNQNLDDPFYANYLARGNSGAIIVGAGSPNTTHSKLSFSTYGNRVDVQGWGSSVLAAGYGSYAKYDNDNNRTYNYFSGTSSATPVVSSAAILIQSFYRQTTGQYLTPTAMKNLLISTGIPQGGTVTGQKIGPLPNVKNAILQLESKFATPVKTLAALEVKIYPNPSSSSIAIQSNENKKLDIEIINFQGRTVIKSSVLPDEKIDISQLPTGQYIININEGQRRVVEKLTKI, encoded by the coding sequence ATGAAAACAAAAATCAACCTTTTCGCATTGTTTGCGTTCTGTGCTTCCCTGTCTTTTGGGCAGGACAGCCAGCACAGGATGGCTAATGATCAAAATTCAATTATGTATGTATGCTTTTCAAAAGGCATTAATTCAGAAAAAACAGCATTCAGCCGAAATGCTGATCTGGAAAAGTTTTCAAGAGAGAATCACATTTCGTTCAGGTATGATCTTGATTTTACGGACAGTAAGCTTGATGAAATGGCCAGAAACAGTAAAGCCATCGGAAATTCCACAGAGTCTGTAGAAAAGCTGAAAAGAATTTATAAGGCTGATCTTCCACTTCAGAACACAGAAACAACAGAGAAAATTATCCGCACTCTGGAAAGGTTTCCAGAAATAGAATATGTGTCTGTCATGAGTGCTGATCCTGTTGAACCTCCTTTGGTCAATGCTTTTGTGGCTACACCGGATCTGGAAAGCCTTCAGACTTACCTGAACGACAATCCGGGTATTAATGCAAAATATGCATGGTCAAGAGGAATTACCGGACAGAATATCCGTGTAAGGGATGTGGAATATGGTTTTTACAAAACACATGAAATGCTTTCCAATCAAAACGCTATACAGCTTGAGCCCGGATATTCTCCTAATGCAGGATTAGCGAATAATAATTACCGTGACCACGGGACTGCAGTAGTGAGTATTTTAGGTTCAGTTAAAGATAATATCGGACTTACAGGAGCTGCCTACAATACTTCTGAAATAAAAGGCTATATGGAATGGACCACTGTGGGATACAACAGAGCTTCTGCAGTGAGCAGATCTATCAACGCATCTCAGGCTGGCGATATTATTTTATATGAAATGCAGACCGGTGGCAAAGATGGCCAGTATTGCCCTGCTGAGTATGACCAGGTCATCTGGGATCTTACAAAAGCGGCTACTGATTCAGGAATTATTGTTATTGCTGCTGCAGGTAATGGTAACCAGAATCTCGATGATCCGTTTTATGCCAACTATCTTGCGAGAGGAAACAGTGGAGCTATCATCGTAGGTGCGGGATCTCCCAATACCACCCATTCAAAACTGAGCTTCAGTACTTATGGAAACAGAGTGGATGTTCAGGGTTGGGGAAGCAGTGTACTGGCAGCAGGCTACGGATCTTACGCGAAATATGACAATGATAATAACAGAACCTATAATTATTTCAGTGGTACGAGTTCTGCTACGCCGGTGGTGTCTTCTGCAGCTATTCTGATCCAGTCTTTTTATCGCCAGACAACAGGACAATATTTAACACCTACGGCGATGAAGAATCTTTTGATTTCTACGGGAATTCCGCAGGGAGGAACTGTAACGGGACAGAAGATAGGCCCTCTTCCTAATGTGAAGAATGCCATACTTCAACTGGAAAGTAAATTTGCCACCCCTGTTAAAACCTTAGCTGCATTAGAAGTTAAAATTTATCCTAACCCATCCAGCAGCAGCATTGCTATTCAAAGTAATGAAAATAAAAAGCTGGATATTGAAATCATTAATTTTCAAGGACGTACAGTAATTAAAAGTTCAGTTTTACCTGATGAAAAAATTGATATTTCCCAACTGCCTACAGGTCAGTATATCATTAATATCAATGAAGGTCAGAGAAGAGTTGTTGAGAAATTAACCAAAATATAG
- a CDS encoding winged helix-turn-helix domain-containing protein yields the protein MIKINQLNKEFESRVRLGIMSVLMVNDWVDFSEMKSLLEITDGNLASHSNALEKAGYIEVKKEFVGKKPKTSYRVTQSGRQAFTEHLNALEKLLGR from the coding sequence ATGATCAAAATAAATCAACTCAATAAAGAATTCGAAAGCCGTGTAAGACTGGGCATTATGTCCGTTCTGATGGTCAACGACTGGGTTGATTTTTCTGAAATGAAAAGCCTGCTCGAAATTACAGACGGAAATCTTGCCAGCCATAGCAACGCACTCGAAAAAGCAGGATACATTGAAGTGAAAAAAGAATTTGTAGGGAAAAAGCCTAAAACATCTTATCGTGTTACGCAGAGTGGGAGACAGGCTTTTACTGAGCATCTGAATGCTCTTGAAAAATTATTGGGACGATAG
- a CDS encoding Coq4 family protein, with protein sequence MKKIRVQFLLFVYDKTQKLYRKYFKKKKRQWQFNEKQLLEFQEDSLGRKLGEFYRKHGFSMIPKMENHDVHHLITGCGTNFEDEIAMQYLLLGNGKLNAHLLAAIVLGTIILPEYVKIYIKAYKKGQNMRAFHDWDFEGLLWQNFEHVKDFIQQKETAVLH encoded by the coding sequence ATGAAAAAAATACGCGTTCAGTTTCTGCTATTTGTGTATGATAAAACTCAAAAGCTCTACAGAAAATATTTTAAAAAGAAAAAAAGACAATGGCAGTTCAATGAAAAACAGCTGCTGGAATTCCAGGAAGATTCTTTGGGGAGAAAGCTCGGGGAATTTTACAGGAAACATGGGTTTTCAATGATTCCCAAAATGGAAAACCACGACGTTCACCATCTGATAACCGGCTGTGGAACCAACTTCGAAGATGAAATTGCCATGCAGTACCTGCTTCTTGGGAACGGCAAGCTTAATGCACACCTTCTGGCTGCAATCGTATTGGGAACAATTATCCTTCCGGAATACGTGAAAATTTATATTAAAGCCTACAAAAAAGGGCAGAACATGAGAGCCTTTCACGATTGGGATTTTGAAGGGCTGCTCTGGCAGAATTTTGAACATGTGAAAGATTTTATTCAACAGAAAGAAACGGCAGTTCTACATTAA
- a CDS encoding DUF4173 domain-containing protein has protein sequence MKTHHYIFLTALLFVIVFYDQEVGLNLGILGIAYAVLTLFRTQQKNRTGTLYTLFVTSILSGIAFAWFGDFPSFIAVVSSLLLLGYKSKNKRLKIVFLIPVFVVNCCTSFCRFFSFDEWLPKKNIPGLWQKTLAFILIPLILVSVFFGIYSAGSNHFAALFTDYELDINLWQVFCLSVLGFFIAFNYWNYAVEKLIYKNNHVLDNEFSKDARIPKATYSFLDIDAERMSGVISFILLNILLVFFIITYNYEQFYEAVKTPVQLSEETHERVNAVIMSIVMAILVIMFYFKSGFNFDPKAGLLKTLAKIWIFLNAALVLSAVLKNYEYIVNYGFTYKRLGVFAFLVLSMIGLALTFIKIQKKKRNIFLINTMIWYVYGTILLCSYFNWGGFITAQNMKRKDFAVNYYLTSVNFSEKALLKYADAKNDQKLKKTLQKKVKNETSKTFLSKIIYYQTIQ, from the coding sequence ATGAAAACACATCATTATATATTTCTTACAGCCCTCTTGTTTGTCATTGTCTTCTATGATCAGGAAGTAGGGCTGAACCTTGGAATTCTTGGAATTGCCTATGCCGTACTGACCCTGTTCAGAACACAGCAAAAAAACAGAACCGGAACTTTGTACACCCTTTTTGTGACAAGCATCCTGTCCGGCATTGCGTTTGCCTGGTTCGGAGACTTCCCGTCTTTTATTGCTGTCGTAAGTTCATTGCTTTTACTGGGATATAAGTCGAAGAACAAAAGATTAAAAATCGTTTTTTTAATTCCGGTTTTTGTCGTTAATTGCTGTACTTCATTCTGCCGTTTTTTCAGTTTTGATGAGTGGCTGCCAAAGAAAAATATTCCCGGATTATGGCAAAAAACGCTGGCTTTCATTTTGATCCCGCTGATCCTGGTTTCCGTTTTCTTTGGAATTTATTCTGCAGGAAGCAATCATTTTGCAGCTCTTTTCACAGATTATGAGCTGGATATTAATCTGTGGCAGGTATTCTGTCTGTCTGTTTTAGGATTCTTTATTGCCTTCAATTACTGGAATTATGCTGTAGAAAAGCTGATCTATAAAAACAATCATGTTCTGGATAATGAGTTTAGCAAAGATGCCCGGATCCCAAAGGCTACTTATTCTTTTCTTGATATTGATGCAGAAAGAATGAGTGGAGTGATTTCTTTTATTTTGCTGAATATACTATTGGTATTCTTTATTATTACGTACAACTACGAACAGTTTTATGAAGCGGTAAAAACTCCTGTTCAGCTGTCAGAAGAAACCCATGAAAGAGTAAATGCTGTGATCATGTCTATTGTCATGGCCATCCTGGTAATCATGTTCTACTTTAAGTCAGGATTTAATTTTGATCCGAAAGCTGGTCTGTTAAAAACATTAGCTAAAATCTGGATTTTCCTTAATGCTGCTCTTGTTTTGTCTGCGGTCCTTAAAAATTATGAGTATATCGTTAATTACGGATTTACCTATAAAAGACTGGGAGTTTTTGCTTTCCTTGTTTTATCAATGATCGGTCTGGCTTTAACTTTTATTAAAATTCAAAAGAAAAAAAGAAATATTTTCCTTATCAATACCATGATCTGGTACGTTTACGGAACCATTTTATTGTGCAGCTATTTCAATTGGGGCGGTTTTATTACTGCTCAGAATATGAAAAGAAAAGATTTTGCAGTGAACTATTATTTAACGTCTGTCAATTTCAGTGAAAAAGCGCTGTTGAAGTATGCAGATGCAAAAAATGATCAAAAGCTTAAAAAGACACTGCAGAAAAAGGTAAAAAATGAAACATCCAAAACGTTTCTTTCCAAAATTATCTATTATCAAACCATTCAATAA
- a CDS encoding DUF1361 domain-containing protein: protein MKKLTESSRFTISMLLILMTVFCFSLSVFRYYISETKVFLFLNWNLFLAWIPLLLSSLVLAFNIRSRISLAFIIIIWILFFPNSPYILTDLFHLRARNEIPIWYDLVVILSYAWTGLICGFISLKDIEQRLSDYARRNFITGLIIFFLFMSSFGVYLGRFLRWNSWDVLNNPFGLFSDIVVRFIYPMEYTKTWGITALIGMMLNFMYFTFKWAGTNHEKVIQPENKPLHELEQF, encoded by the coding sequence ATGAAAAAGCTCACAGAATCTTCAAGATTTACAATCAGTATGCTCCTTATATTGATGACTGTATTTTGTTTCAGCCTCTCTGTTTTCAGATATTATATCAGTGAAACAAAAGTATTTTTATTTCTCAACTGGAACCTCTTTCTGGCATGGATCCCTTTATTATTAAGTTCTTTGGTTCTGGCTTTTAATATCAGAAGTAGAATCTCGCTGGCATTTATTATTATAATCTGGATTTTGTTTTTTCCCAATTCGCCCTATATTCTTACAGATCTTTTTCATCTGAGAGCAAGAAACGAGATTCCGATCTGGTATGATCTGGTTGTGATTCTTTCTTATGCCTGGACGGGTCTGATCTGTGGCTTTATCAGCCTTAAAGATATTGAACAGCGTCTTTCAGATTATGCCAGAAGAAATTTCATTACCGGTTTAATTATATTTTTCCTTTTTATGAGCAGCTTTGGAGTCTATCTGGGAAGATTTCTGAGATGGAACAGCTGGGATGTGCTCAATAATCCTTTTGGTCTTTTCTCAGATATTGTAGTAAGGTTCATCTATCCGATGGAATATACCAAGACTTGGGGCATTACTGCCCTGATAGGGATGATGCTCAACTTTATGTACTTCACATTCAAATGGGCAGGAACAAATCATGAAAAAGTAATACAGCCGGAAAATAAACCGTTGCATGAATTGGAACAGTTTTAG
- the dtd gene encoding D-aminoacyl-tRNA deacylase, with protein MKIVIQRVSEANVKVEGKIVGEIGKGLMLLVGVDENDEKTDADWLVQKVLNLRIFGDEEDKLNLSVKDISGEILCISQFTLIADYKKGNRPSFIKAAKPDKAVPLFDYFKEEISKSGLKTESGIFGADMKVSLINDGPVTIVMDSITKS; from the coding sequence ATGAAGATCGTTATACAAAGAGTCTCTGAAGCTAATGTAAAAGTGGAAGGAAAGATTGTAGGTGAAATCGGTAAAGGGCTGATGCTGCTGGTAGGTGTAGATGAGAATGATGAAAAAACAGATGCAGACTGGCTTGTACAGAAGGTTTTAAATCTAAGAATCTTCGGGGATGAAGAAGATAAGCTCAATCTTTCTGTGAAGGATATTTCCGGAGAAATCCTTTGCATCAGCCAGTTTACATTGATTGCCGATTATAAGAAAGGAAACCGCCCTTCTTTTATAAAAGCAGCGAAACCTGATAAAGCGGTTCCTCTTTTTGATTATTTTAAAGAAGAAATAAGCAAATCCGGATTGAAAACAGAAAGCGGAATCTTCGGGGCAGATATGAAAGTATCCCTGATCAACGACGGACCTGTAACCATTGTAATGGATTCTATTACCAAAAGCTAG